A window of Sphingobium herbicidovorans contains these coding sequences:
- a CDS encoding bifunctional acetate--CoA ligase family protein/GNAT family N-acetyltransferase, translating to MTIRNLSPLLHARTIALIGGSQEQGAVGTLVLDNLLAGGFEGSIHVVNPHPVSRPGTTWVASVADLPAAPELAIIMTPEPTVAGIIDALGRLGTRCAVILSAGLHDASAFHQAVRAAARRHDMRIVGPNCLGIMAPHARINATFASTPALPGNLGLISQSGALITAVLDWAQSRRIGFSGIISAGDMADANLGDLIDLLAADPHTHAILLYVEGVTEAAEFMAAARAAALHKPIIAIKAGKSQLAAQATLSHTGAMIGSYDAYEAAFERAGILLVDSLTALLDAAEMLCACEPVPGNRLAILTNGGGAGILAVDALAQANGQLATLTTDTIAALAEMTPAGPPRANPVDILGDADADRYAGTVRAILRDSGSDAVLVMNCPTARSEAKETALAICREVAAAAQERIRKPVLACWLGDANCETVRPVFAAAGIPVFSTPNDAVRAFGYLAQARRLRESLTEAPAQSREVQADRTTARAIIASAQADGCTTLSEIKVKKLLEAYRIPVAPTRFAASADAVEEACCWLSAPYAVKIVSRDLPHKSDVGGVALDLPDAQAAVAAAREMERRIRRDFPQARIQGFAVEDMIRVKDGREVIVGLSTDPAFGPIIMAGAGGTATELLDDKAINLLPIDHAQARALIARTHMSRMLAGYRNVPAADVEGVADVLDAVSAMAVDLPDLLELDINPLVVSAAGVIALDARARITAEAATASRLVLRAPPEGWASDLVTEQGVRFHVRPVRPDDEPAVAAFFDNVSPEDLRFRFMSGVCKVSHDQIVMMTRVDYVRTISFLAFGEEGDLLAIAMLATDPDRTRAEIALSTRTDMKGKGVSWTLLEHVLRYAKAEGIETVESIESADHDAALRMERELGFVTIADPDDPTVRIARKSLAAHAS from the coding sequence ATGACCATCCGCAACCTGTCGCCCCTTCTTCACGCCAGAACTATCGCCCTGATCGGAGGGTCGCAGGAGCAAGGCGCCGTCGGCACGCTCGTCCTCGACAATCTGCTAGCGGGCGGGTTCGAAGGCAGCATCCATGTCGTCAATCCGCACCCGGTATCGCGACCAGGCACGACATGGGTCGCCAGCGTCGCCGACCTGCCCGCCGCGCCCGAACTTGCCATCATCATGACGCCTGAGCCGACAGTGGCAGGGATCATCGACGCGCTGGGAAGGCTCGGCACGCGCTGCGCCGTCATCCTGTCGGCGGGCCTTCACGACGCCAGCGCATTCCACCAGGCGGTCAGAGCTGCGGCCCGGCGGCACGACATGCGGATCGTCGGACCCAATTGCCTTGGCATCATGGCCCCCCACGCGCGCATCAACGCCACCTTCGCCTCCACCCCTGCGCTGCCGGGCAATCTTGGCCTGATATCGCAGAGCGGCGCGCTTATCACCGCCGTGCTCGACTGGGCGCAAAGCCGCCGGATAGGCTTTTCCGGCATCATTTCCGCAGGCGACATGGCCGATGCGAATCTTGGCGACCTGATCGACTTGCTGGCCGCCGATCCACACACCCACGCCATCCTGCTCTATGTGGAGGGCGTGACCGAGGCCGCCGAGTTCATGGCCGCTGCCCGCGCCGCCGCACTTCACAAGCCGATCATCGCGATCAAGGCGGGCAAGAGCCAGCTCGCCGCGCAAGCGACCCTTTCCCACACAGGGGCCATGATCGGCTCTTATGACGCGTATGAAGCCGCCTTTGAACGGGCCGGGATCTTGCTGGTGGACAGCCTCACGGCGTTATTGGACGCCGCCGAGATGCTCTGCGCCTGCGAGCCAGTCCCCGGCAACCGGCTGGCGATCCTGACCAATGGCGGCGGCGCTGGTATATTGGCGGTCGATGCCTTGGCGCAGGCGAATGGGCAGCTCGCCACATTGACGACTGACACGATCGCCGCCCTTGCCGAGATGACGCCCGCAGGTCCGCCGCGCGCCAATCCCGTCGATATACTGGGCGATGCGGACGCAGACCGCTATGCCGGTACTGTAAGAGCCATCCTGCGCGACAGCGGGAGCGACGCGGTGCTGGTCATGAACTGCCCGACCGCGCGCAGCGAAGCAAAGGAAACGGCGCTGGCGATCTGCCGCGAAGTAGCGGCGGCAGCGCAGGAGCGCATCCGCAAGCCGGTCCTTGCCTGCTGGTTGGGTGACGCCAACTGCGAAACGGTAAGGCCTGTGTTCGCGGCGGCGGGCATCCCGGTCTTTTCGACCCCAAACGACGCCGTGCGCGCCTTTGGCTATCTGGCGCAGGCTCGCCGCCTTCGCGAGAGCTTGACAGAAGCGCCCGCCCAGTCGCGCGAGGTGCAGGCCGACCGAACCACCGCCCGCGCCATCATCGCCAGTGCGCAGGCGGACGGATGCACGACGCTTTCCGAAATCAAGGTGAAGAAGCTGCTGGAGGCCTATCGCATCCCCGTCGCGCCCACGCGCTTTGCCGCTTCGGCGGACGCGGTGGAAGAAGCCTGTTGTTGGCTGAGCGCGCCCTACGCGGTGAAGATCGTCTCGCGCGACCTGCCGCACAAATCGGATGTGGGCGGGGTCGCGCTCGACCTGCCCGACGCCCAGGCTGCTGTTGCCGCCGCGCGGGAGATGGAACGGCGCATCCGCCGCGACTTTCCGCAAGCGCGCATCCAGGGGTTCGCCGTCGAGGACATGATAAGGGTGAAAGACGGCAGGGAGGTGATCGTGGGCCTCAGCACCGATCCGGCTTTCGGTCCCATCATCATGGCTGGCGCTGGCGGCACCGCGACAGAACTTCTCGATGACAAGGCCATCAACCTCCTGCCCATCGACCATGCGCAGGCTCGCGCCCTGATTGCGCGGACGCATATGTCCCGGATGCTCGCCGGATATCGGAACGTCCCGGCAGCCGATGTGGAAGGCGTTGCTGATGTGCTGGACGCCGTGTCGGCCATGGCGGTCGACCTTCCCGACCTGCTGGAACTCGACATCAACCCCTTGGTGGTGAGCGCGGCAGGCGTCATCGCGCTTGATGCGCGGGCGCGGATCACCGCCGAGGCGGCAACGGCATCCCGCCTAGTCCTGCGCGCACCGCCGGAAGGATGGGCGTCCGACCTCGTGACAGAACAGGGCGTTCGTTTTCATGTCCGGCCGGTGCGTCCTGACGACGAGCCGGCGGTCGCAGCCTTCTTCGACAATGTCTCGCCCGAAGACCTGCGCTTTCGCTTCATGTCGGGTGTCTGCAAGGTCAGCCACGACCAGATAGTGATGATGACGCGCGTGGACTATGTCCGCACTATCAGCTTCCTTGCCTTTGGAGAGGAAGGCGACCTTCTCGCCATCGCCATGCTGGCGACCGATCCAGATCGCACCCGCGCGGAAATTGCGCTCAGCACCCGCACCGACATGAAGGGCAAAGGCGTCAGCTGGACCTTGCTTGAACATGTGCTGCGCTATGCGAAGGCGGAAGGGATCGAAACGGTCGAGTCGATCGAATCCGCCGATCATGACGCGGCGCTGCGCATGGAACGGGAACTTGGCTTCGTCACCATCGCGGACCCCGACGATCCCACCGTCCGGATCGCCAGGAAGAGCTTGGCGGCGCATGCCAGCTGA
- a CDS encoding zinc-dependent alcohol dehydrogenase family protein, which translates to MKALIYDGPGQKHLGEREKPKIKDLGDAIVRVTHTTICGTDLHILKGDVPSCEPGRTLGHEGVGVVEAVGSAVSNFKSGDHVLISCITSCGRCDYCRRGIYSHCVNGGWLLGNAIDGTQAEYVRIPHADTSLYPVPAGTDEEALVMLSDILPTGFECGVLNGKVAPGSSVAIVGAGPIGLATLLTAQFYSPSQIIMIDIDANRLAVAERFGATRTIDSRSEDVVAVVKSLTDGRGVDTAIEAVGVPATFELCEDLVAPGGVIANIGVHGVKADLHLERLWSHNITITTRLVDTSTTSMLLKTVVSGKVDAKQLVTHRFTLDGIMDAYDVFGRAAETQALKVLITP; encoded by the coding sequence ATGAAAGCGTTGATCTATGACGGGCCGGGGCAGAAGCATCTGGGCGAGCGGGAAAAGCCGAAGATCAAGGATCTCGGCGACGCCATCGTCCGCGTCACACACACGACGATATGCGGCACCGACCTCCACATATTGAAGGGCGATGTGCCCAGTTGCGAGCCGGGACGGACATTGGGGCATGAGGGCGTGGGTGTTGTGGAGGCGGTCGGATCGGCGGTGTCGAATTTCAAATCCGGCGATCATGTGCTGATTTCCTGCATCACCTCATGCGGGCGGTGCGACTATTGCCGCCGGGGCATCTATTCCCATTGCGTGAACGGCGGATGGCTGTTGGGCAATGCCATCGACGGCACGCAGGCGGAATATGTGCGCATCCCTCATGCCGACACCAGCCTTTATCCGGTCCCGGCAGGAACGGATGAGGAAGCGCTGGTGATGCTGAGCGACATATTGCCGACCGGGTTCGAATGCGGCGTGCTGAATGGCAAGGTTGCGCCGGGGAGCAGTGTCGCCATCGTGGGCGCGGGTCCGATCGGGCTGGCGACTTTGCTGACGGCGCAATTCTATTCGCCCAGCCAGATCATCATGATCGACATCGACGCCAACCGGCTGGCCGTGGCTGAGCGGTTCGGGGCGACGCGGACAATCGACAGCCGGTCGGAGGACGTCGTGGCAGTGGTCAAGTCGTTGACCGACGGCAGGGGCGTGGACACGGCCATCGAAGCTGTCGGCGTGCCTGCGACCTTCGAACTGTGCGAAGATCTGGTCGCGCCGGGTGGAGTCATCGCCAATATCGGTGTGCATGGGGTTAAGGCCGACCTGCATCTGGAGCGGCTCTGGTCACACAATATCACGATCACCACCCGACTGGTGGATACGTCCACCACTTCGATGCTGCTGAAGACCGTCGTGAGCGGGAAGGTGGACGCGAAGCAGCTTGTTACGCACCGTTTCACGCTGGACGGCATCATGGATGCCTATGATGTCTTTGGCCGTGCGGCGGAAACGCAGGCGCTCAAGGTGCTGATCACGCCCTGA
- a CDS encoding zinc-dependent alcohol dehydrogenase family protein yields MVAMQIPAPGAALVQVERPMPNPGPGELLIEVAACGVCRTDLHVLDGEIPARYPIIPGHEIVGRVAALGSGVEGFAIGQRVGVPWLGHTCGVCPYCRAGRENLCDAPLFTGATRDGGYATHAIADARYCFDLPDRFSDVEAAPLLCAGLIGWRALRLAGPGSVIGLYGFGAAAHILAQVARHQKRTVYAFTRDGDTAGQDFARSLGCAWAGGPAESPPALLDAALIFAPAGELVPQALRAVRKGGRVICAGIHMSDIPSFPYADLWQERQILSVANLTREDGISFFELVGGMELHTVTQSFPLDQANQTLQSLRESRVQGAAVLVPPSATA; encoded by the coding sequence ATGGTCGCGATGCAGATCCCCGCGCCCGGCGCTGCCCTCGTGCAGGTCGAGCGTCCCATGCCCAATCCGGGACCCGGCGAACTCCTGATCGAAGTCGCCGCTTGCGGCGTCTGCCGGACCGACCTGCATGTCCTCGACGGGGAAATCCCCGCCCGCTATCCCATCATACCAGGCCATGAGATAGTGGGTCGGGTCGCGGCATTGGGCAGCGGCGTTGAAGGTTTCGCCATTGGCCAGCGTGTCGGCGTTCCCTGGCTAGGACATACATGCGGCGTCTGCCCCTATTGCCGCGCCGGGCGGGAAAATCTGTGCGACGCCCCGCTCTTCACCGGAGCCACGCGGGACGGCGGCTATGCGACCCATGCTATCGCCGACGCGCGATATTGCTTCGACCTGCCAGATCGCTTTTCGGATGTGGAAGCCGCCCCCCTCCTCTGCGCGGGCCTGATCGGATGGAGAGCTTTGCGGCTGGCCGGTCCGGGCAGCGTCATCGGCCTCTACGGCTTTGGCGCCGCCGCGCACATATTGGCGCAGGTCGCCCGGCACCAGAAGCGCACGGTTTATGCCTTCACGCGGGACGGCGACACGGCGGGGCAGGACTTCGCCCGTTCGCTCGGCTGCGCCTGGGCGGGCGGTCCTGCTGAAAGCCCGCCTGCGCTTCTCGACGCTGCCCTGATCTTCGCACCGGCAGGGGAACTCGTACCTCAAGCTCTACGGGCAGTCAGAAAGGGTGGCCGCGTCATATGCGCGGGCATCCACATGAGCGACATACCCTCCTTTCCCTATGCCGACCTGTGGCAGGAAAGGCAGATCCTCTCGGTCGCCAACCTGACGCGCGAAGACGGCATCTCCTTTTTCGAGCTGGTGGGCGGCATGGAACTGCACACCGTCACCCAAAGCTTCCCGCTCGACCAGGCCAACCAGACGCTGCAAAGCCTGCGCGAAAGCAGGGTTCAGGGCGCAGCGGTTCTGGTGCCGCCATCCGCGACTGCGTGA
- a CDS encoding Hsp20/alpha crystallin family protein has product MTDFRSLMPFGRSNLFRTGFDPFADLRKEMDRLSDDLGRGWLTSGDSGSRGFNLPRVDIAETEKGLELTAELPGFDEKDVSLDVQDDVLTIKAEHKEDREEKDEKKNYHLIERSRGSYLRRVALPFEADADKASAHLEKGLLKVIVPRLATEASKPRQIPVGSK; this is encoded by the coding sequence ATGACCGATTTCCGTTCACTCATGCCCTTTGGACGCAGCAATCTCTTCCGCACCGGCTTTGATCCCTTCGCCGATCTGCGCAAGGAAATGGACCGCCTCAGCGACGATCTCGGCCGTGGCTGGCTCACCAGCGGCGATAGCGGCAGTAGGGGCTTCAACCTTCCGCGCGTCGATATTGCGGAAACGGAAAAAGGCCTTGAGCTGACCGCCGAACTGCCGGGCTTCGATGAAAAAGACGTGTCGCTCGACGTGCAGGACGATGTTCTCACCATCAAGGCCGAGCATAAGGAGGACCGCGAGGAAAAGGATGAGAAGAAAAATTATCATCTGATCGAACGCAGCCGGGGAAGCTATCTGCGCCGCGTCGCCCTGCCGTTCGAAGCGGATGCGGACAAGGCCAGCGCCCATTTGGAAAAGGGACTGCTGAAGGTCATCGTCCCTCGCCTGGCCACGGAAGCGAGCAAGCCGCGCCAGATTCCGGTTGGATCGAAATAG
- a CDS encoding efflux RND transporter periplasmic adaptor subunit, which yields MKRIALWLLPLALVAAAAAWWLLAGRAPEVELAPVRVGQAVELVYATGFVEAQQPVSVSARLTAPVRQVMADEAQRIARGQPLILLDDEEQRQALQQAAAQRRIAQQDEQRALTLFAKGWVTRAARDAAVAAADGARAAEESARARLDQMIVRSGIDGVVLRRDVEPGDLASPGRILMMLGDPSRIWVTATIDERDVARVQPGQEALMASDAWPGRVLRGHVREVTPGGDPEQRAFRARIVTDGAVALPLGLTLEVNIVTRRAQRALLAPASAIEDGKVWIVRGHRVHAKTVRTGIAGTDEVQILSGLSRGDMVVKAPEGKLKDDMRVRVRR from the coding sequence ATGAAACGCATCGCGCTTTGGCTGTTGCCGCTCGCGCTGGTCGCGGCGGCGGCGGCCTGGTGGCTGCTCGCGGGCCGGGCGCCGGAGGTGGAGCTTGCGCCCGTTCGCGTCGGTCAGGCCGTCGAGCTGGTCTATGCCACCGGCTTTGTCGAGGCGCAGCAGCCTGTTTCGGTCTCGGCCCGCCTCACCGCTCCGGTGCGTCAGGTAATGGCGGACGAAGCCCAGCGCATCGCACGCGGCCAGCCGCTGATCCTCCTCGATGACGAGGAACAGCGCCAAGCGCTGCAACAGGCAGCGGCACAGCGCCGCATCGCACAGCAGGATGAGCAACGCGCGCTCACACTCTTCGCCAAAGGATGGGTCACCCGCGCCGCGCGCGATGCGGCCGTCGCCGCCGCCGACGGCGCGAGGGCGGCGGAGGAAAGCGCCCGCGCCCGGCTCGACCAGATGATCGTGCGGTCGGGCATCGACGGCGTCGTCTTGCGTCGGGATGTGGAGCCCGGCGATCTCGCCAGCCCCGGCCGCATCCTCATGATGCTGGGCGACCCTTCCCGCATCTGGGTCACCGCGACCATAGACGAACGCGACGTCGCCCGCGTCCAGCCCGGTCAGGAAGCATTGATGGCGAGCGACGCCTGGCCCGGCCGCGTGCTACGCGGTCATGTGCGCGAGGTGACGCCGGGCGGCGATCCCGAACAGCGCGCCTTCCGCGCCCGCATCGTGACGGACGGCGCGGTGGCGCTGCCGCTGGGCCTGACGCTGGAGGTGAACATCGTCACGCGCAGGGCGCAACGGGCGCTGCTGGCGCCCGCGAGCGCAATCGAAGACGGCAAGGTCTGGATCGTTCGAGGCCACCGCGTTCATGCGAAAACCGTCCGCACCGGCATTGCCGGAACCGACGAGGTGCAAATCCTCTCCGGCCTGTCGCGTGGCGACATGGTCGTGAAAGCGCCGGAGGGGAAGCTAAAGGACGATATGCGCGTGCGGGTGCGGCGATGA
- a CDS encoding ABC transporter permease, protein MTGQLRLLASVAARHLVGRRRQTIVAVSGVAVGVGFFLAVSAMMIGSQNDFIKTLIDAAPHIIISDELRSPPPQPGVNLYKGAAVDLRHYKVRNEVRGLKGWPEILRTINALPGAIGSPSLSGAITLRSGGREEALTIVGVDPAIEEKVSTIQDQLRVGRLRDLESTQGGIIIGEEMARRLGLGVGDVVGATSASGKSRSLRIVGMFKRGQTQISSGLGYVLLREAQSLLGRPFIINRIGVRLADPYEAQPISRRLEARYAYKAESWQERSADFLSLLVTRNVIMYSVVSAILLVASFGIYTVVSNSVSDKRRDIAIMRSMGFSERDLQLIFVFEGLALALIGIVAGWLLGYGLMAILGSLKFPIAGEDQRLPLDRSARQYAIAAAASLLSGVIAAWLPARKAARVDPVDILRGAV, encoded by the coding sequence ATGACCGGTCAGCTGCGGCTGCTGGCCAGCGTCGCCGCCCGGCATCTTGTCGGCCGCCGTCGCCAGACCATCGTCGCGGTCAGCGGCGTGGCCGTCGGCGTCGGCTTCTTCCTCGCCGTGTCGGCCATGATGATCGGCAGCCAGAACGATTTCATCAAGACGCTGATCGACGCCGCCCCGCACATCATCATTTCCGATGAGCTGCGCAGCCCGCCGCCCCAGCCCGGCGTCAACCTCTACAAGGGCGCGGCGGTCGACCTGCGCCACTACAAAGTCCGCAACGAGGTGCGCGGGCTTAAAGGCTGGCCGGAGATATTGCGCACCATCAACGCGCTGCCCGGCGCCATCGGCTCGCCCAGTCTGAGCGGCGCGATCACCTTGCGCAGCGGCGGACGGGAGGAAGCGCTGACCATCGTCGGCGTCGATCCCGCAATCGAGGAAAAGGTGAGCACTATTCAGGACCAGCTGCGCGTCGGACGCCTGCGCGATCTGGAAAGCACACAGGGCGGCATCATCATCGGCGAGGAAATGGCCCGTCGGCTTGGCCTTGGCGTGGGTGATGTGGTGGGCGCGACCTCCGCTTCGGGGAAAAGCCGGTCGCTTCGCATCGTCGGCATGTTCAAACGGGGCCAGACGCAGATTTCATCCGGCTTGGGCTATGTCCTCTTAAGGGAAGCGCAATCGCTGCTCGGCCGTCCCTTCATCATCAACCGCATCGGCGTCCGTCTGGCCGACCCCTATGAAGCCCAGCCGATCAGCCGCCGCCTGGAGGCGCGCTACGCCTACAAGGCGGAAAGCTGGCAGGAGCGTTCCGCCGACTTTCTCTCCCTGCTCGTGACCCGCAACGTCATCATGTACAGCGTCGTGTCGGCCATCCTGCTGGTGGCCAGCTTCGGCATCTACACGGTCGTATCCAACAGCGTGTCCGACAAGAGGCGCGACATCGCCATCATGCGCTCCATGGGCTTTTCAGAGCGCGATCTTCAACTGATCTTCGTGTTCGAGGGTCTGGCCCTGGCGTTGATCGGCATCGTCGCCGGATGGCTGCTCGGTTACGGGCTGATGGCGATCCTCGGCTCGCTCAAATTCCCCATCGCGGGCGAAGACCAGCGCCTGCCCCTCGACCGCTCCGCCCGGCAATACGCGATCGCGGCGGCCGCCTCCCTGCTCTCGGGCGTGATCGCCGCATGGTTGCCTGCCCGAAAGGCCGCGCGCGTCGATCCGGTCGACATATTACGGGGCGCGGTATGA
- a CDS encoding ABC transporter ATP-binding protein yields the protein MSAIIEVEGVSRSLPGTPPVTLVADVSLSIQPATFVAIVGPSGCGKSSLLYLLGLLDRPTKGHVLFNGQDMNPLRGDARAQIRLASFGFVFQFHFLLPEFTALENVMLPMRRLGKRPLGEIRAKAQALLEGMGLGEKSAKTPDRLSGGERQRVAIARAIANDPALVLGTSPRAISTARTAPAWSICFATLPMSRAARSSASPMIPMSLRPPMSRSPCWTAASRKRA from the coding sequence ATGAGCGCGATTATCGAAGTTGAGGGCGTTTCCCGTAGCCTTCCGGGCACGCCTCCCGTCACGCTGGTCGCTGACGTTTCCCTATCCATCCAGCCCGCCACCTTCGTCGCCATCGTGGGGCCGTCCGGCTGCGGTAAATCTTCGCTGCTCTATCTCCTTGGCCTGCTGGACCGTCCAACAAAGGGCCATGTGCTGTTCAACGGGCAGGACATGAACCCGCTGCGCGGCGACGCGCGCGCGCAGATCAGGTTGGCGAGCTTCGGCTTCGTCTTCCAGTTCCACTTCCTGCTGCCCGAGTTTACCGCGCTGGAAAATGTCATGCTACCCATGCGCAGGCTCGGCAAACGCCCGCTGGGTGAGATACGCGCCAAGGCGCAGGCGTTGCTTGAGGGCATGGGTCTTGGAGAGAAAAGCGCGAAGACGCCCGATCGCCTCTCCGGCGGCGAACGCCAGCGCGTCGCCATCGCCCGCGCCATCGCGAATGATCCGGCACTGGTGCTGGGGACGAGCCCACGGGCAATCTCGACAGCCAGAACAGCGCCCGCGTGGTCGATATGTTTCGCAACCTTGCCCATGAGCAGGGCCGCGCGGTCGTCTGCGTCACCCATGATCCCGATGTCGCTGCGGCCGCCGATGTCCAGATCTCCATGCTGGACGGCCGCATCAAGGAAACGAGCGTGA
- a CDS encoding MgtC/SapB family protein, translating to MSAGVNPAFIQPYLPLLAAIAIGLLIGIQRGWAQRSFGTGRRVAGFRTFGLIGLIGGIGGLAPDMMAAALAIGVAAVLTAGYVRSADQDHLSATTTLAGILTFSASYCATRFSPVFGLAIGGATFVMLSARHSMHAVLKGMDEQEIESVSRFLLVALVILPLLPDRAIGPYEAWNPRSIWLVVVFVMGLSFAGYALSRRLGQDRSILLVALTGAIVSSTAVTAEYARRLREEPAIRGPLAAGIAIASIVMFVRVQLLALALIPRALPTLAITMAPATIVSVLFALFAFRQHRGESAKVSISNPLGFTPALILAGMVVVLSLVARWALHHFGEQGMAVVLTLTGISDVDAAVITMSGLPAHMLNDQIAGLSLGGAVLANTFAKAVMTVVIGWGHGGIRASVPLFAALLTAAASILAWAMFL from the coding sequence ATGAGTGCTGGCGTCAATCCTGCCTTCATACAACCCTATCTGCCGCTTCTGGCCGCCATAGCGATCGGATTGCTGATCGGCATACAAAGGGGATGGGCGCAACGATCCTTCGGCACCGGTCGCCGCGTCGCCGGATTCCGCACCTTCGGCCTCATTGGCCTGATCGGCGGCATAGGGGGTCTGGCGCCGGACATGATGGCAGCCGCCCTTGCAATCGGCGTGGCGGCCGTTTTGACCGCGGGCTATGTCCGCAGCGCGGATCAGGACCATCTGTCGGCCACCACCACGCTCGCGGGCATATTGACCTTCTCGGCCAGCTATTGCGCTACCCGCTTTTCTCCGGTGTTCGGCCTGGCGATAGGCGGCGCAACCTTTGTCATGCTGAGCGCCCGACACTCGATGCACGCCGTGTTGAAGGGAATGGACGAACAGGAAATCGAAAGCGTCTCGCGCTTCCTGCTGGTCGCGCTGGTCATCCTGCCCCTGCTGCCGGATCGGGCGATAGGGCCCTATGAAGCCTGGAACCCCCGCAGCATCTGGCTGGTCGTCGTGTTTGTCATGGGCCTGTCCTTCGCGGGCTATGCCCTGTCGCGCCGGCTGGGGCAGGACAGGAGCATCCTGCTGGTCGCCCTGACGGGCGCGATCGTTTCGTCCACCGCAGTCACGGCCGAATATGCACGGCGCCTGCGGGAAGAGCCTGCTATTCGGGGGCCACTCGCAGCGGGCATCGCCATCGCCTCGATCGTGATGTTCGTCCGGGTGCAGTTGCTGGCGCTGGCGCTCATCCCCCGCGCGCTGCCGACCCTGGCCATCACCATGGCGCCCGCGACAATAGTCTCCGTCCTGTTCGCTCTCTTCGCCTTCCGCCAACATCGCGGCGAAAGCGCAAAGGTCAGCATCTCCAACCCGCTCGGCTTCACCCCCGCGCTTATCCTGGCTGGCATGGTGGTCGTGCTGTCACTGGTGGCAAGATGGGCGCTGCATCATTTCGGGGAACAGGGGATGGCGGTGGTGCTGACGCTCACCGGCATTTCTGATGTCGATGCGGCGGTCATCACCATGTCGGGGCTGCCCGCTCATATGCTCAACGATCAAATCGCCGGGCTGTCGCTGGGCGGCGCGGTCCTCGCCAACACCTTTGCCAAAGCGGTCATGACGGTGGTCATCGGCTGGGGCCATGGCGGCATCCGGGCTTCGGTCCCGCTTTTTGCGGCGCTGTTGACGGCGGCAGCCAGCATCTTGGCCTGGGCGATGTTCCTCTGA
- a CDS encoding YeeE/YedE family protein, with protein MIPAFPHAQPVEGLIGGLMIGIAAAIMLLGLGRIAGVSGLAARATGLADSGAPRNIAIAFIIGLPAGALVVSLLTGGVPARFPSIGLLLIAGVIVGFGTRLGSGCTSGHGVCGVSRLSPRSLLATALFMASGFATVAVLRLAGAL; from the coding sequence ATGATCCCAGCCTTCCCCCACGCGCAACCAGTCGAAGGGCTGATCGGCGGCCTGATGATCGGCATCGCCGCCGCCATCATGCTGCTCGGCCTCGGGCGTATAGCAGGCGTCAGCGGTCTTGCCGCACGCGCCACCGGCCTCGCCGACAGCGGAGCGCCGCGCAACATTGCGATCGCTTTCATCATCGGCCTGCCCGCAGGCGCGCTGGTCGTATCCCTGCTGACAGGCGGGGTGCCGGCGCGCTTCCCGTCTATCGGCCTGCTGCTGATCGCCGGCGTCATCGTCGGCTTCGGCACGCGGCTCGGGTCCGGCTGCACCAGCGGTCATGGCGTGTGTGGCGTGTCCCGCCTCTCGCCCCGCTCCCTGCTCGCGACGGCGCTCTTCATGGCCAGCGGCTTTGCCACAGTCGCGGTCCTTCGCCTCGCAGGCGCCCTATGA
- a CDS encoding cellulose synthase operon protein YhjQ/BcsQ, with product MPLILCHSPKGGTGTSFIAAHLSMHLARQGHDVAALDFTYQDTLKLFFGLLPTQALAEFHGGGSALAVAGVELFSAYRLSREPDFTEALRRGQSPFNDGKIYIADVAAGDRETKDLLLPHAQLHVCTLLPQPVSLAALTKVAAGTPTIELPNTAYILNQLDDTHRFSRHTHIFLRELVGDQLVGTVRRDEAVNEAAAMFEPISKYAPASAALADIRTVAGQIEARIGLNANVEQLS from the coding sequence ATGCCCCTTATCCTTTGCCATTCCCCGAAAGGCGGAACCGGAACGAGCTTTATCGCGGCGCATCTTTCGATGCACCTCGCGCGCCAGGGCCATGATGTCGCCGCGCTCGATTTCACCTATCAGGACACGCTGAAACTGTTTTTCGGCCTGCTGCCGACCCAGGCGCTGGCCGAATTTCACGGAGGCGGCTCGGCGCTCGCGGTGGCGGGCGTTGAGCTTTTCTCTGCCTATCGGCTGAGCCGGGAGCCGGATTTCACCGAAGCGCTCCGGCGGGGCCAGTCACCGTTCAACGACGGCAAGATCTATATCGCAGACGTCGCTGCGGGCGACCGGGAGACCAAGGACCTGCTGCTTCCCCACGCACAGTTGCATGTCTGCACGTTGCTGCCGCAACCCGTTTCGCTGGCGGCGCTGACCAAGGTGGCGGCGGGAACGCCCACCATCGAACTGCCCAATACCGCCTATATCCTGAACCAGCTCGATGACACGCACCGCTTTTCGCGACACACCCACATCTTCCTGCGCGAGCTGGTCGGCGACCAGCTGGTCGGCACGGTCAGGCGGGACGAGGCGGTGAACGAGGCGGCCGCCATGTTCGAGCCGATCAGCAAATATGCCCCGGCCAGCGCCGCGCTCGCGGACATCCGCACCGTCGCCGGGCAGATCGAGGCGAGGATCGGCCTTAACGCCAATGTGGAACAGTTGTCATGA